A DNA window from Turicibacter sp. TJ11 contains the following coding sequences:
- a CDS encoding YibE/F family protein — protein sequence MRNWSREGLPLVLVMIVSGFIVWISGLIFEGGYLPNRLNRDVQYYGATVLEVQDEDLGPDNYTEEFIVGIQEIRVKLTDGPYEGNEYTFKNHISRLYNTIVKPGTNIIVGAYLDEGEILDLTVSSYKRHHVLVLLGVIFCALVTWIGKFKGVKSLVSLFFTGICVIFLMLPLMLGGMHPVLAALIIVVLSTLVTLWLVAGLNKKSLTAILGTLAGVLIATLIAYIFSDLAHLSGGTMQDTEALLYVSETSKLQVKGLLLASILIASLGAVMDVAMSISSSMFELVSVNSKLTMKELIQSGMNVGTDMIGTMTNTLILALAGGSLTTAILIYSATISEMQLINLDVLGTELVQGLAGSIGIVITVPITVLIAAYMYKKI from the coding sequence ATGAGAAATTGGAGTAGAGAAGGATTACCTTTAGTATTGGTTATGATTGTTTCAGGATTTATTGTTTGGATTTCAGGATTAATTTTTGAAGGTGGATATTTACCGAATCGATTAAATCGTGACGTTCAATATTACGGTGCAACGGTATTAGAAGTTCAAGATGAAGATCTTGGGCCTGATAACTATACCGAAGAATTTATAGTTGGTATACAAGAAATACGTGTAAAGTTAACAGATGGGCCATATGAAGGAAACGAGTATACATTTAAAAATCATATTAGCCGCTTATATAACACAATTGTTAAACCGGGAACAAATATTATTGTCGGTGCTTATTTAGATGAAGGAGAAATTCTTGATTTGACTGTTAGTAGTTATAAGCGCCACCACGTATTAGTTTTATTAGGAGTTATTTTTTGTGCCTTAGTCACGTGGATTGGGAAATTTAAAGGTGTTAAGTCATTAGTCTCTTTATTCTTTACAGGAATTTGTGTGATTTTTTTAATGTTACCGTTAATGTTAGGAGGAATGCATCCTGTATTAGCTGCTCTTATTATTGTTGTTTTAAGCACATTAGTCACTTTATGGTTAGTAGCGGGATTAAACAAAAAATCTCTGACTGCTATTTTAGGAACATTAGCAGGTGTCCTAATTGCAACATTAATCGCTTATATTTTCAGTGACTTAGCTCATTTATCAGGTGGAACAATGCAAGATACTGAGGCATTACTTTATGTATCTGAAACGAGTAAGCTTCAGGTAAAAGGATTACTGTTAGCATCAATTTTAATCGCTTCTTTAGGAGCTGTAATGGATGTAGCTATGTCTATTTCCTCTTCGATGTTTGAATTAGTTTCTGTTAACTCAAAATTAACGATGAAAGAATTAATTCAAAGTGGAATGAATGTCGGAACAGATATGATCGGAACAATGACTAATACACTGATCTTAGCCTTAGCTGGAGGTTCATTAACTACTGCTATTTTAATTTACTCCGCAACAATTAGCGAAATGCAGTTAATTAACTTAGATGTTCTTGGAACAGAGTTAGTTCAGGGATTAGCTGGAAGTATTGGAATTGTTATTACTGTTCCAATCACAGTTTTAATTGCCGCCTATATGTATAAAAAAATATAG
- a CDS encoding DegV family protein — protein MKVAIVTDSLTNLTSVDLERYPDVYYGYLNVIVDGKAYAEQKEIDNDRLFRMIDEGANYSTSQPAPEEFVQLYTDLIKKYDYILGLFCTNNVSGTVNSARIASTMIDGAENRITVIDTNTASIGVENVLIRVCQLLEEGKSIDEVIKVVDFYKTRGPMYLYVDDLNTLVRTGRLSKTAASIGNLLNIKPIIGLSDGKLDVFDKVRTKKRVFKWIVERLRADVEKSGKQIVRITHVNAIEGANELKALMEEACKELVEVHVGNEIGPVMAIHFGRGGVGACWMPEQYNI, from the coding sequence ATGAAAGTCGCTATTGTAACAGACAGTCTTACTAACTTAACTTCAGTTGATTTAGAACGATATCCAGACGTATATTATGGATATTTAAATGTTATTGTTGATGGTAAAGCTTATGCAGAACAAAAAGAGATTGATAATGATCGATTATTTCGTATGATTGATGAAGGTGCCAACTATTCCACATCACAACCAGCACCGGAGGAGTTTGTTCAGTTATACACAGACTTAATTAAAAAGTATGACTATATTTTAGGATTATTCTGTACAAATAATGTAAGTGGAACGGTGAACTCAGCACGCATTGCAAGTACGATGATTGATGGAGCTGAAAATCGTATCACAGTCATCGATACGAATACAGCATCAATCGGAGTAGAAAATGTATTAATTCGTGTGTGCCAGCTTTTAGAAGAAGGGAAAAGTATTGACGAGGTTATAAAAGTCGTTGATTTTTATAAAACGCGTGGTCCTATGTACTTATACGTGGATGACTTGAATACATTAGTTCGTACAGGGCGTTTATCAAAAACAGCAGCTAGTATTGGAAATTTATTAAATATTAAACCTATCATCGGGTTATCGGATGGTAAATTAGACGTTTTTGATAAAGTACGTACGAAAAAGCGTGTGTTTAAGTGGATTGTTGAACGTTTACGTGCAGATGTTGAAAAATCAGGAAAACAAATTGTTCGTATTACACACGTTAATGCTATTGAAGGTGCTAACGAATTAAAAGCATTAATGGAAGAAGCATGTAAAGAATTAGTAGAGGTACATGTAGGAAACGAGATTGGGCCAGTTATGGCGATCCACTTCGGACGTGGTGGAGTAGGAGCCTGCTGGATGCCTGAACAATATAATATATAA
- a CDS encoding DegV family protein has translation MVKVAIVSDSTGCIPAEELKALNIHINYISIVFGTESYREFIDMTPEEFIDRCANYSGLPTTSQPSPGQTIELYESLFAQGYEDIIHINISSQLSGSHQTAKTCAEMVNKDHIHVFDSRTVTYTQGMFAVYAAKKAQEGASAQEILEYLEMIRENNQFYAAINDLTNLRKGGRLSNVEAAIGSLLQIKPICQIQPDGTLQAIEKIRTFKKSLKRLIEIGKEANLTEDYQLVVMHIGNEEGAKIAQAELQAAYPNHEVKIYPISLVVAVHGGPGAVAIGWVKHK, from the coding sequence ATGGTAAAAGTTGCAATCGTATCTGACAGCACAGGATGTATTCCTGCTGAAGAACTTAAAGCATTAAATATTCATATAAACTATATTTCAATTGTGTTTGGAACAGAGTCTTACCGTGAATTTATTGATATGACACCCGAAGAATTTATAGATCGTTGTGCAAACTATAGTGGATTACCAACTACATCACAACCTTCACCAGGGCAAACGATCGAATTATATGAATCATTATTTGCACAAGGATATGAAGATATTATTCACATTAACATTTCAAGTCAGTTAAGTGGAAGTCACCAAACAGCGAAAACATGTGCTGAAATGGTCAATAAAGATCATATTCATGTCTTTGATTCACGTACTGTCACGTATACACAAGGAATGTTTGCGGTTTATGCAGCGAAAAAAGCACAAGAAGGTGCTTCAGCACAAGAAATCCTTGAATACTTAGAAATGATCCGTGAAAATAATCAATTCTATGCAGCGATTAATGATTTAACGAACTTACGTAAAGGTGGACGTTTATCAAACGTTGAAGCAGCAATCGGAAGCTTACTACAAATTAAACCAATTTGTCAAATTCAACCTGATGGAACCTTACAAGCTATTGAAAAAATCCGTACGTTTAAGAAATCATTAAAACGTTTAATCGAAATTGGTAAAGAAGCTAATTTAACAGAAGATTATCAATTAGTCGTTATGCATATTGGAAATGAAGAAGGAGCAAAAATCGCTCAAGCTGAATTACAAGCAGCTTATCCAAATCATGAAGTTAAAATTTATCCAATCTCACTTGTTGTTGCCGTTCATGGTGGACCAGGTGCTGTAGCTATTGGATGGGTTAAACATAAATAA
- a CDS encoding replication-associated recombination protein A, with protein MKPLADLIRPKTLDEVVGQQHLIGENQILRKLIEVNHIPNLIFYGPSGTGKTTIANIIASLSNKKIYKLNATDAKTEDIKQIIQSLNTLEGMNGIFLYLDEIQNFNKKQQQTLLKYIETGQITLITSTTENPYFTIFSAILSRSTILEFKPLTKEEIVEGLKRAVELVESEFYLYPLTYEDEALNYIANVANGDLRRALNALEIALYPNCRTEGFILDLKVARECTVTAGFSYDRFGDQHYNTISAFQKSIRGSDPDAAIHYLARLIQAGDLTSICRRLLVIAAEDVGLAYPQAISIVKSCTDAAMQLGFPEARIPLAQAVILLANSPKSNSAISAIDEALSDLKTGNIGDIPNHLKDAHYVKAKELGHGVEYKFPHDYPNHYVKQQYLPNRLRNKTYYEPALNKIEQGFVAYQKFIKNGH; from the coding sequence GTGAAGCCGTTAGCTGATTTAATTCGTCCGAAAACATTAGACGAGGTCGTTGGGCAACAACATCTAATTGGAGAGAATCAGATTTTAAGAAAATTAATTGAAGTCAATCATATCCCAAATCTTATTTTTTATGGGCCTAGTGGGACCGGAAAAACAACTATTGCTAATATTATTGCGAGTCTTTCAAACAAAAAGATTTATAAGTTAAATGCGACGGATGCTAAAACAGAGGATATTAAACAAATCATTCAAAGCCTCAATACACTTGAAGGAATGAATGGAATTTTTTTATACTTAGATGAAATCCAAAATTTTAATAAAAAACAACAACAAACGTTATTGAAATATATCGAAACGGGTCAAATTACTTTAATTACAAGTACGACTGAAAATCCTTATTTTACGATTTTTAGTGCGATTTTAAGTCGCTCAACGATTTTAGAGTTTAAGCCGCTAACAAAAGAAGAAATCGTTGAAGGATTGAAGCGAGCAGTTGAACTAGTTGAATCAGAGTTTTATTTATATCCCTTAACTTATGAGGATGAGGCATTAAATTACATTGCTAATGTCGCAAATGGTGATTTAAGACGAGCACTTAATGCATTAGAAATTGCACTTTATCCAAACTGTCGTACAGAAGGATTTATTTTAGATTTGAAAGTAGCACGTGAGTGTACAGTAACAGCTGGATTTTCTTATGATCGATTTGGAGACCAACATTACAATACCATAAGTGCTTTTCAAAAATCGATTCGCGGGAGTGACCCAGATGCGGCGATTCATTACTTAGCTCGTTTAATTCAAGCAGGTGATTTGACTTCTATTTGTCGACGATTACTTGTTATTGCAGCTGAAGATGTTGGATTAGCTTATCCACAAGCAATTTCAATTGTCAAAAGTTGTACAGATGCAGCCATGCAGCTTGGGTTTCCTGAAGCTCGAATTCCGTTAGCTCAAGCCGTGATTTTACTTGCGAATAGTCCAAAATCCAATTCAGCGATTTCAGCAATTGATGAAGCATTGTCTGATTTAAAAACTGGAAACATTGGAGATATTCCAAATCACTTAAAAGACGCTCATTACGTAAAAGCTAAAGAATTAGGGCATGGCGTTGAATACAAGTTTCCACATGATTATCCTAATCATTATGTGAAACAACAGTATTTACCTAATCGTTTGAGAAATAAAACTTATTATGAACCAGCCCTCAATAAAATAGAGCAGGGATTTGTTGCTTATCAAAAATTTATTAAAAACGGTCATTAA
- a CDS encoding YigZ family protein has translation MERYLMVAQDGEHEIIVDKSRFICHVKRVYTDQEAMEFIKEIKKLHWNATHNCSAYQIGDFNEIQKANDDGEPSGTAGVPMLEVLRKQGIKNCVVVVTRYFGGIKLGAGGLIRTYGKSVSEAIKELGVIERKTMKTMFIEADYNLLGTIQNRLEGTDFLISQVHYTDKVSVEVLIDVDAEETFTTWIIDITNGKVEVISGDTSFKEVPYHREA, from the coding sequence TTGGAACGTTATTTAATGGTCGCTCAAGATGGTGAACATGAAATTATTGTCGATAAATCTCGTTTTATTTGTCATGTCAAACGGGTTTATACGGATCAAGAGGCGATGGAATTTATTAAAGAGATTAAAAAGCTTCATTGGAATGCCACTCATAACTGCTCTGCTTATCAAATCGGAGATTTCAATGAAATTCAAAAAGCAAATGATGACGGTGAACCAAGTGGAACGGCAGGAGTTCCTATGCTTGAGGTTCTTCGTAAACAAGGAATTAAAAATTGCGTGGTCGTTGTGACTCGCTACTTTGGTGGAATTAAACTAGGGGCTGGTGGACTAATTCGTACATATGGAAAGTCGGTTTCAGAAGCGATTAAAGAACTTGGTGTTATTGAACGTAAAACGATGAAAACGATGTTTATAGAAGCAGACTACAATTTACTTGGAACGATTCAAAATCGATTAGAAGGAACAGATTTTTTAATTAGTCAAGTACACTATACGGATAAAGTCTCAGTTGAAGTCCTCATTGATGTAGATGCTGAAGAAACGTTTACCACTTGGATCATTGATATTACAAATGGTAAAGTTGAAGTTATTTCTGGTGATACCTCATTCAAAGAAGTTCCCTATCATCGTGAAGCATAA